The following are from one region of the Nostoc cf. commune SO-36 genome:
- a CDS encoding DUF4232 domain-containing protein encodes MLGAGSVFIIYIIYAFTNKRSSPCNLYGYPGFVLLNSQNQPLKGVKVIRTPIPQQQSPGNITLAPMSKPHLRLLTTILEMLVRPVQRL; translated from the coding sequence ATGCTGGGCGCGGGAAGTGTCTTTATTATTTACATTATTTACGCTTTTACTAATAAACGTTCCTCACCCTGCAACCTCTATGGTTATCCGGGATTTGTCTTGCTAAACTCCCAAAATCAGCCTCTCAAGGGCGTGAAAGTCATTCGTACCCCAATCCCACAACAGCAATCTCCCGGAAATATAACTCTAGCTCCAATGAGCAAGCCTCATTTGAGATTGCTTACAACCATATTAGAGATGTTGGTCAGACCTGTCCAACGTCTGTGA
- a CDS encoding cupin domain-containing protein, producing the protein MQNNSSPKPTIEYWHVWTDQDGISHQSRCQIADFMQKGIAPDTSPQWLSNLKQSGATIIFTVLPVGWVGNWHENPKPQWVIPLSGRWFVETMDGQRVEMGEGEISFGEDQGTKTDAQGHKGHLSGTVGDAPAVLIIVQLEETPTIEQSCRFR; encoded by the coding sequence ATGCAGAATAACTCATCACCCAAACCAACAATTGAATACTGGCACGTCTGGACTGACCAAGACGGTATAAGCCACCAATCCCGTTGTCAAATTGCAGACTTCATGCAAAAAGGCATAGCCCCGGATACTTCACCGCAGTGGCTTTCTAATTTGAAGCAGTCTGGTGCTACAATCATCTTTACTGTGCTACCCGTGGGATGGGTTGGCAACTGGCATGAGAACCCGAAACCCCAGTGGGTCATACCTTTGTCGGGACGCTGGTTTGTCGAGACTATGGACGGACAGCGAGTCGAGATGGGGGAAGGCGAAATTTCCTTTGGAGAAGATCAAGGTACGAAAACAGACGCGCAAGGTCATAAAGGTCACTTATCTGGAACAGTAGGCGATGCACCAGCTGTTCTGATAATAGTACAACTCGAAGAGACTCCCACTATAGAGCAATCGTGTCGATTTAGGTAA
- a CDS encoding toxin-antitoxin system HicB family antitoxin — protein sequence MQVPYEADDNIPLPSSNDSYSGKLLVRIPKSLHRRLAETSEREGVSLNQYIVSLLSAVA from the coding sequence TTGCAAGTCCCTTATGAAGCCGATGATAATATTCCCTTACCAAGTAGTAATGATAGCTATAGCGGTAAACTACTAGTACGGATACCGAAATCTTTACATCGACGTTTAGCTGAGACTTCTGAACGGGAAGGCGTTAGTCTCAATCAGTATATTGTGTCTTTGCTGAGTGCAGTAGCATAA
- a CDS encoding NUDIX hydrolase, which translates to MNKAGEIRVIALGLIRNGERIFVSEGYDPVKQETFYRALGGGVDFGETSRAALEREFQEEIQADLTNIKYLGCIESLFTFNGRQGHEIIQLYQCDFVDSKFYQLESLVFSESQTHKHKALWMDISRFKSGEFRLVPEVFFEYL; encoded by the coding sequence ATGAATAAAGCAGGCGAAATTCGGGTAATAGCCTTGGGGCTAATTCGGAATGGCGAACGCATATTTGTTTCTGAAGGCTACGATCCCGTAAAACAAGAAACATTTTATCGGGCTTTAGGCGGTGGTGTCGATTTTGGCGAAACCAGTCGCGCCGCCTTAGAACGGGAGTTTCAAGAAGAAATTCAGGCAGACTTAACGAATATTAAATATCTAGGTTGTATAGAGAGCTTGTTTACATTTAATGGTAGGCAAGGTCATGAAATTATTCAGCTTTATCAATGTGACTTTGTTGATTCCAAATTTTATCAACTGGAAAGTTTAGTTTTTTCAGAATCACAAACTCATAAACATAAAGCGTTATGGATGGATATCTCCCGCTTCAAATCTGGGGAATTCAGATTAGTACCTGAAGTATTTTTTGAATATTTATAA
- a CDS encoding DUF3531 family protein: MEIQFREINPFDMWIWLKFSTNPSAREKQYVEEVFNSWFYLGKLGAFNAENLQVQDTGLDISYMNYDEQGYDKSLLALMHNIGEFEYEGQWGRCWFDLGTSDAIALDILINALTQLSQEYVTIEELYIGGENPDWPIEDSESRPQSIYDN, translated from the coding sequence ATGGAGATTCAGTTCCGCGAAATTAATCCTTTTGATATGTGGATTTGGCTGAAATTCAGCACAAATCCTTCTGCGCGTGAAAAGCAGTATGTAGAAGAAGTTTTCAATTCCTGGTTTTATCTGGGTAAATTGGGTGCATTTAATGCAGAAAATCTTCAGGTGCAGGACACTGGACTAGATATTAGCTACATGAATTATGATGAGCAAGGGTATGACAAAAGCTTGCTAGCACTGATGCACAACATTGGGGAGTTTGAATATGAGGGCCAGTGGGGACGTTGTTGGTTTGACTTAGGAACCAGTGATGCGATCGCATTGGATATTTTAATCAACGCCCTCACACAGCTAAGTCAGGAATATGTCACCATTGAAGAATTATACATCGGTGGCGAAAATCCAGATTGGCCTATTGAGGATAGCGAAAGTCGTCCTCAGTCTATTTACGATAATTAG
- a CDS encoding Sll0314/Alr1548 family TPR repeat-containing protein: MIKRFFSRQLVVSAKLTTLAQTAFAVAIAFGVAPWAIALNLWVNPSLAGDPFRNREPHQIGDQTEAAFKAMFQQGNYPAAERYLEQAISKEPNEPLAYAMKASLAYGNKDWSKLDTYSQKTLETGQKLITSDPLRGNLYTAVGHFLEGAVVLTRQGTVNGIPQAFSRLRQVYEYLDKAEAISANDPELNLIKGYMDLLLAVNLPFASPDQAIGRLEQNASPQYLVDRGIALAYRDLKRYPKALEHVNRAIKTTSDNPEIYYLKAQILKNLGQKEKNQQMIQEAIANFDKALTKKSQLPSDLVKQIERERKNAASLNNP; the protein is encoded by the coding sequence ATGATTAAAAGGTTTTTTTCGCGTCAATTAGTAGTGTCTGCTAAACTCACTACCCTTGCTCAGACTGCTTTTGCAGTTGCGATCGCCTTTGGCGTTGCCCCTTGGGCAATCGCACTTAATCTGTGGGTAAATCCTTCATTGGCTGGCGATCCGTTTCGCAATCGTGAACCTCATCAAATTGGCGATCAAACAGAAGCCGCTTTTAAAGCGATGTTTCAACAGGGCAACTATCCAGCAGCAGAGCGTTATCTAGAACAAGCAATATCTAAAGAACCAAATGAACCTCTAGCTTATGCCATGAAAGCATCTTTAGCATACGGAAATAAAGATTGGTCTAAACTCGATACCTATAGTCAGAAAACTCTAGAAACTGGACAAAAACTGATTACTAGCGATCCATTGCGTGGTAATTTATACACTGCTGTTGGTCATTTTTTAGAGGGTGCAGTAGTTCTCACTCGTCAGGGTACAGTTAACGGTATACCGCAAGCCTTTAGTCGGCTGCGACAAGTTTATGAATATTTAGATAAAGCGGAAGCAATTTCTGCCAACGATCCAGAATTGAATTTAATCAAGGGTTATATGGATTTATTGTTGGCGGTCAATTTGCCTTTTGCCAGCCCAGATCAGGCAATTGGACGATTAGAACAAAATGCTTCTCCTCAATATCTAGTGGATCGGGGTATTGCTCTTGCTTACCGTGATTTAAAACGGTATCCAAAAGCACTAGAGCATGTCAACCGGGCGATTAAAACCACATCAGATAATCCAGAAATTTATTATCTCAAAGCCCAAATCCTGAAAAACCTGGGGCAAAAAGAAAAAAACCAGCAGATGATCCAGGAAGCGATCGCTAATTTTGACAAAGCATTAACCAAAAAATCCCAACTCCCAAGCGATTTAGTCAAACAAATTGAGCGTGAACGCAAAAATGCTGCTAGCCTTAACAATCCTTAG
- a CDS encoding ABC transporter ATP-binding protein → MLYLRNVNYHPTACPTAILKSINLELAPQQLGLIIGPSGSGKSTLLEILSGLAEPTTGALFWREQELIAEQLQQLAGLVFQFPERHFCGSSILEELRLGHPELGSERVRQALTEVGLEHLSLSAAPHALSGGQQRRLALAVQLIRQPNLLLLDEPTAGLDWSMRRQLVNLLAKLKQDWTLLVVTHDAGDLLAIADRCWTLNHGELESVDPKSLESKIKEPLPTV, encoded by the coding sequence ATGCTTTATCTCCGAAATGTAAATTATCACCCCACAGCTTGCCCAACAGCGATTCTCAAATCGATCAACTTGGAATTAGCACCCCAGCAGCTAGGTTTGATTATTGGCCCAAGTGGTTCAGGTAAAAGTACACTGCTAGAAATTTTATCAGGACTAGCCGAACCCACTACTGGCGCACTCTTCTGGCGGGAACAAGAACTTATAGCCGAACAGCTACAACAATTAGCCGGTTTAGTATTTCAGTTTCCAGAGCGGCACTTTTGTGGTAGTTCAATTTTAGAAGAATTGCGTTTAGGACATCCTGAGTTAGGGTCAGAACGAGTTAGACAAGCCCTTACTGAGGTGGGATTAGAGCATTTATCGCTCTCTGCTGCTCCTCATGCTTTGAGTGGTGGTCAGCAACGACGTTTGGCTTTGGCAGTGCAATTGATTCGCCAGCCAAATTTACTCTTATTGGATGAACCCACAGCTGGGTTAGATTGGTCAATGCGTCGGCAGCTGGTAAATTTATTAGCGAAACTGAAACAAGATTGGACGCTGTTGGTAGTGACACATGATGCTGGGGATCTGTTAGCGATCGCAGACCGTTGCTGGACACTCAATCACGGCGAACTAGAATCAGTAGATCCAAAGTCACTAGAATCCAAAATTAAAGAACCTCTACCAACGGTGTGA
- the rsmG gene encoding 16S rRNA (guanine(527)-N(7))-methyltransferase RsmG, with the protein MTNLLPEMAEIWQQTLNWQPTSQQKAQFQKLYELILEGNRQLNLTRITDPQEFWEKHLWDSLRGIAPLLSTNFSPAFPNIIDIGTGAGFPGIPVASTVPNCTITLLDSTRKKIAFIDNILTELALANAKTLVGRAEEIGHHPQHRLAYDIALIRAVGAVSVCAEYTLPLLKQGGLAIIYRGNWTEDETTALQNAVKLLGGVVESIEKFTTPLSHSIRHCVYLRKVATTPVQFPRAVGVPTQKPL; encoded by the coding sequence ATGACAAACTTATTGCCTGAGATGGCAGAAATCTGGCAGCAAACTCTTAATTGGCAACCAACCAGTCAACAAAAAGCCCAATTTCAAAAGCTTTATGAGTTAATCCTAGAAGGAAATCGCCAACTAAATTTAACTCGGATCACTGACCCTCAAGAGTTTTGGGAAAAACATCTCTGGGATTCTCTGCGAGGAATTGCACCTCTTTTATCAACAAATTTCTCCCCCGCTTTCCCTAATATCATTGATATTGGTACTGGTGCAGGTTTTCCGGGTATTCCAGTGGCAAGTACTGTACCTAATTGCACAATTACTCTTCTCGATTCAACTCGGAAAAAAATTGCTTTTATCGACAATATATTAACTGAACTTGCCCTTGCCAATGCCAAAACTCTTGTTGGTAGGGCTGAAGAAATCGGCCATCACCCGCAGCATCGACTAGCTTACGATATTGCATTGATCCGTGCTGTAGGGGCAGTTTCGGTCTGTGCAGAATATACCTTACCACTGCTCAAACAGGGAGGTTTAGCCATAATTTATCGCGGTAATTGGACAGAGGATGAAACAACTGCTTTGCAGAATGCTGTGAAGCTGTTGGGTGGCGTTGTTGAATCAATCGAAAAATTTACAACACCCCTGAGTCACAGCATCCGGCACTGTGTCTATTTGCGTAAAGTAGCCACTACACCAGTTCAGTTTCCCCGTGCTGTTGGTGTACCTACTCAAAAGCCTCTTTGA
- a CDS encoding Fe-Mn family superoxide dismutase, translating to MTINRRNFLFLFTAGAGTFALNACASAETSPERNTATPESTPNTIANTTPNKPGTIQLPPLPYAYEALEPHIDAKTMQFHHDKHHATYVKNLNAALDKHPELKGKTIEELLQKLDIVPQDIRRTVRNNGGGHVNHSMFWQIMKPKGGGEPTGNIASAINQNFGSFAAFKKQFNEAGAGRFGSGWVWLVRNKGGKLEVTTTANQDSPLSAGKYPILGNDVWEHAYYLNYQNRRADYLNAWWNVINWDEINKRFAAASKLA from the coding sequence ATGACTATTAATCGACGTAATTTCTTGTTTTTATTCACAGCAGGTGCGGGTACTTTTGCATTAAATGCTTGTGCATCGGCAGAGACATCTCCTGAAAGAAACACTGCAACTCCTGAATCAACACCAAACACAATAGCAAATACAACACCAAATAAACCAGGTACTATCCAACTACCGCCTTTACCTTACGCATACGAAGCACTGGAACCACACATCGATGCTAAAACGATGCAATTTCACCATGATAAACACCACGCAACTTATGTAAAAAACCTAAATGCAGCGTTAGATAAACACCCAGAACTCAAAGGCAAAACTATTGAAGAACTGTTGCAGAAACTTGACATTGTACCACAAGATATTCGCAGAACAGTACGCAATAATGGCGGTGGTCATGTGAACCACTCAATGTTCTGGCAAATTATGAAGCCGAAAGGTGGGGGAGAACCAACAGGAAATATAGCCTCCGCAATTAATCAGAATTTTGGCTCTTTTGCAGCTTTCAAAAAACAGTTTAACGAAGCTGGTGCTGGCCGTTTTGGTAGTGGTTGGGTTTGGCTAGTGCGTAACAAAGGTGGCAAGTTGGAAGTGACAACTACAGCCAATCAAGATAGTCCCTTAAGTGCAGGCAAATATCCCATTCTAGGTAATGACGTATGGGAACATGCATATTATCTCAATTACCAGAATCGCCGTGCCGATTATTTAAATGCTTGGTGGAACGTGATTAATTGGGATGAGATTAACAAGCGTTTTGCAGCAGCCAGTAAACTTGCTTAA
- a CDS encoding Uma2 family endonuclease → MIQSLQKLFTFDEYLEFLETQPENIRYELHDGDIIQMPPPSGKHEQIVAFLTMILGYECLRLKLNYGIPKTATVKPENKMSGYYPDVLLMNFSNLGNEPLWEKQSILSKPDSIPLVIEVVSTNWRDDYHKKFADYEEMGIQEYWIVDYAALGSKELIGDPKQPTITIYSLSDEGEYRGKQFRGDDRIKSPTFPDLNLTVEQIFSVRY, encoded by the coding sequence ATGATTCAATCACTACAAAAACTATTTACATTTGATGAATATTTAGAGTTTTTAGAAACACAACCGGAAAACATTCGTTATGAATTACACGATGGAGATATTATTCAAATGCCGCCACCATCGGGGAAACACGAGCAAATAGTAGCATTTTTAACAATGATATTAGGGTACGAGTGTCTTCGTCTTAAACTTAATTACGGTATACCTAAAACCGCCACAGTGAAGCCAGAAAATAAAATGTCAGGGTACTATCCTGATGTTTTGTTAATGAATTTTTCTAACTTGGGTAATGAACCATTATGGGAGAAACAATCTATCCTTAGTAAACCAGATTCAATTCCATTAGTGATTGAAGTCGTCAGTACTAACTGGAGAGATGATTATCATAAAAAGTTTGCTGACTATGAAGAAATGGGTATTCAAGAATATTGGATTGTAGATTATGCTGCTTTGGGTAGCAAGGAATTGATAGGCGACCCCAAACAGCCAACAATCACAATTTACTCTTTAAGTGATGAGGGTGAATATCGTGGTAAACAGTTTAGAGGAGACGACCGTATAAAGTCGCCAACATTTCCAGATTTAAATCTAACTGTTGAACAAATTTTTTCAGTGCGTTATTGA